One window of Mycobacteriales bacterium genomic DNA carries:
- a CDS encoding phospholipase C, phosphocholine-specific, translating into MVNVDRRTFLKLAGVPAVGAALPLDLNKTLGKALAVPAHSKSGSIEDVEHVVFLMQENRAFDHYFGTLRGVRGFNDPHPAILPNGKTVWHQPGVDGTGELLPYRPDVPDVGKMFLPDPPHGWADTHAAWDGGKHDNFPPNKGVQTMTYHRRDDIPFQYALADAFTVCDNYHCSLLGPTDPNRYHMWTGWVGNDGTNGGPVVTNAELGYDWSTYPERLQRKGISWRIYQDAGLGLDAAGVWGFTQDPFIGNFGDTSLLYFHQYQNAQPGDPLFDRARVGTHVVDQGRSPEALLADFRADVEHGRLPQVSWIVAPEAYTEHPNWEPDFGAWYASQVIDILASHPDVFGRTVLFVTYDEEGGFFDHLVPPTPPASRAQGISTVPVTNEIFPGQPDLPAGPYGLGMRVPMIVVSPWTRGGWVNSELFDHTSLIKFLERRFGPREDNITPWRRAVTGDLSTAFDFRNPNRSRPPRLPDTDDFRPEDLTRQPDQVPVPPADQQLPTQERGVKPARAIPYTLFADARATGGTVRVELASSGRATGVFQIRPVGADPRSYTVERGRRVSDTFDANGGYDLAVHGPNGFFRGITGGDATDELDVRATYDEHEPAILLRLRNPGRRRAQVSIKDGYGTRLRTRPIGPGVTVTERWELARSRGWYDLTVSLHGDPHFERRYAGHVETGEETITDPKMGGLV; encoded by the coding sequence ATGGTCAACGTCGACCGCCGTACGTTCCTGAAGCTCGCGGGGGTGCCCGCGGTGGGCGCCGCGCTCCCTCTCGACCTGAACAAGACCCTGGGCAAGGCGCTGGCCGTGCCGGCGCACTCCAAGAGCGGCTCGATCGAGGACGTCGAGCACGTCGTCTTCCTGATGCAGGAGAACCGCGCGTTCGACCACTACTTCGGCACCCTGCGCGGCGTACGCGGGTTCAACGACCCGCACCCGGCGATCCTGCCGAACGGCAAGACCGTCTGGCACCAGCCGGGCGTGGACGGCACCGGCGAGCTGCTGCCGTACCGGCCGGACGTGCCGGACGTCGGCAAGATGTTCCTGCCCGACCCGCCGCACGGCTGGGCCGACACGCACGCGGCCTGGGACGGCGGCAAGCACGACAACTTCCCGCCCAACAAGGGCGTGCAGACGATGACGTACCACCGCCGGGACGACATCCCGTTCCAGTACGCGCTGGCCGACGCGTTCACGGTCTGCGACAACTACCACTGCTCGCTGCTCGGCCCGACCGACCCGAACCGCTACCACATGTGGACCGGCTGGGTCGGCAACGACGGGACCAACGGCGGCCCGGTCGTCACCAACGCCGAGCTCGGCTACGACTGGTCGACGTACCCGGAACGGCTGCAGCGCAAGGGGATCTCCTGGCGGATCTACCAGGACGCCGGGCTCGGGCTGGACGCCGCCGGCGTCTGGGGCTTCACCCAGGACCCGTTCATCGGCAATTTCGGCGACACGTCGCTGCTCTACTTCCACCAGTACCAGAACGCGCAGCCGGGCGACCCGCTGTTCGACCGGGCCCGGGTCGGCACCCACGTCGTCGACCAGGGCCGGTCCCCGGAGGCGCTGCTCGCGGACTTCCGGGCCGACGTCGAGCACGGCCGGCTCCCGCAGGTGTCCTGGATCGTGGCGCCCGAGGCGTACACCGAGCACCCGAACTGGGAGCCGGACTTCGGCGCCTGGTACGCCTCCCAGGTCATCGACATCCTCGCCTCCCACCCGGACGTCTTCGGCAGGACGGTCCTGTTCGTCACCTACGACGAGGAGGGCGGCTTCTTCGACCACCTGGTCCCGCCGACGCCGCCGGCCTCCCGGGCCCAGGGCATCTCCACCGTGCCGGTCACGAACGAGATCTTCCCGGGGCAGCCCGACCTGCCCGCCGGCCCGTACGGGCTGGGGATGCGGGTGCCGATGATCGTGGTCTCGCCCTGGACCCGCGGCGGCTGGGTGAACTCGGAGCTGTTCGACCACACGTCGCTGATCAAGTTCCTGGAGCGGCGGTTCGGGCCGCGGGAGGACAACATCACCCCGTGGCGGCGGGCCGTCACCGGCGACCTCAGCACCGCCTTCGACTTCCGCAACCCGAACCGGAGCCGGCCGCCGCGGCTGCCGGACACCGACGACTTCCGGCCCGAGGACCTCACCCGGCAGCCGGACCAGGTGCCGGTGCCGCCGGCCGACCAGCAGCTGCCGACCCAGGAGCGCGGGGTCAAGCCGGCCCGGGCCATCCCGTACACGCTGTTCGCCGACGCGCGGGCCACCGGCGGGACGGTCCGGGTCGAGCTGGCCAGCAGCGGCCGGGCGACCGGGGTGTTCCAGATCCGGCCGGTCGGCGCCGACCCGCGCTCGTACACGGTCGAGAGGGGCAGGCGCGTGAGCGACACCTTCGACGCGAACGGGGGCTACGACCTCGCCGTACACGGCCCGAACGGCTTCTTCCGGGGCATCACCGGCGGCGACGCGACCGACGAGCTCGACGTGCGGGCCACGTACGACGAGCACGAGCCGGCGATCCTGCTGCGGCTGCGCAATCCCGGCCGGCGCCGGGCCCAGGTGTCCATAAAGGACGGTTACGGCACCCGGCTGCGGACCCGGCCGATCGGCCCGGGCGTGACCGTCACCGAACGCTGGGAGCTGGCCCGCAGCCGCGGCTGGTACGACCTGACCGTCTCCCTGCACGGCGATCCGCACTTCGAGCGCCGCTACGCCGGCCACGTCGAGACCGGCGAGGAGACCATCACCGACCCCAAGATGGGCGGCCTGGTCTAG
- a CDS encoding endonuclease/exonuclease/phosphatase family protein, which produces MRVVRLLLIVAVAYALLWAPAAAGTGPGELAVLQFNMCGDACGTHFAVVNDLEKEIRQHPQQPFFVTLDEACRSQYDKLTADLSYRGYFATTIRDRCWDGTDYGVAVLVRSADVSLVGVWALPNPTEMEPRALACVRSSLDGEPLVGCVTHLDTDPKNTPSQVAAVARHASGIAGPVIVGGDFNALPANPAMRPLYDRFDEAGAPADAFTSGCSAAHCGTAAGYRHPTRKIDYVFLSRGDFTALGAVPTNAPHSDHTPLWATATLTPVPVARS; this is translated from the coding sequence GTGCGCGTCGTCCGGCTCCTCCTGATCGTCGCGGTCGCGTACGCCCTGCTCTGGGCACCGGCCGCGGCCGGCACCGGCCCCGGTGAGCTGGCCGTATTGCAGTTCAACATGTGCGGCGACGCCTGCGGGACCCACTTCGCGGTGGTGAACGACCTGGAGAAGGAGATCCGCCAGCACCCCCAGCAGCCGTTCTTCGTGACGCTGGACGAGGCCTGCCGCAGCCAGTACGACAAGCTGACCGCCGACCTGTCGTACCGGGGGTACTTCGCGACGACGATCCGGGACCGGTGCTGGGACGGCACCGACTACGGCGTCGCGGTGCTGGTCCGCAGCGCGGACGTGAGCCTCGTCGGGGTCTGGGCGCTGCCGAACCCGACCGAGATGGAGCCGCGGGCGCTGGCCTGCGTCCGGTCGTCGCTCGACGGGGAGCCGCTGGTCGGCTGCGTGACCCACCTCGACACCGACCCGAAGAACACGCCGAGCCAGGTCGCCGCCGTCGCCCGGCACGCGAGCGGGATCGCCGGTCCGGTGATCGTCGGCGGCGACTTCAACGCCCTCCCGGCGAACCCGGCGATGCGCCCCCTGTACGACCGCTTCGACGAGGCCGGCGCGCCGGCCGACGCGTTCACCAGCGGGTGCTCGGCCGCGCACTGCGGGACCGCGGCCGGCTACCGGCACCCGACCCGCAAGATCGACTACGTCTTCCTCTCCCGCGGCGACTTCACCGCGCTCGGCGCCGTCCCGACCAACGCCCCGCACTCCGACCACACCCCGCTGTGGGCGACGGCAACGCTGACGCCGGTCCCGGTCGCGAGGTCGTGA
- a CDS encoding DUF4242 domain-containing protein, with protein sequence MPLYMDVHTIEGGVRAADVEQAHLADLAEQGKHDVRYLRYWVDEPNGKVFCLVEAPSADAAGSVHKEAHGLVADAVFQVQEGV encoded by the coding sequence GTGCCGCTGTACATGGACGTACACACGATCGAGGGCGGGGTGAGGGCGGCCGACGTCGAGCAGGCGCACCTGGCCGACCTGGCCGAGCAGGGCAAGCACGACGTGCGCTACCTGCGCTACTGGGTGGACGAGCCCAACGGCAAGGTGTTCTGCCTGGTCGAGGCCCCGTCCGCGGACGCCGCCGGCTCGGTGCACAAGGAGGCCCACGGCCTCGTCGCCGACGCCGTCTTCCAGGTCCAGGAGGGGGTGTGA
- a CDS encoding sigma-70 family RNA polymerase sigma factor — protein MLDQTAPGDLLVAARAGDRRAWDELVSRHTGLLWSVTRSFRLSRTAAEDVVQTVWLRLLERGGTIRDPAAVTAWLATTTRRECLAVLRRSGDTLGEDAMPEPVDRRSPEDESLRMARDRTLWTAFARLPERDALLLRLLTDGLRYREVAAVLGVPLGSIGPTRARALDRLRAELGRVALRDLADAI, from the coding sequence ATGCTCGACCAGACCGCTCCGGGCGACCTGCTGGTCGCCGCCCGCGCCGGCGACCGGCGGGCCTGGGACGAGCTGGTGAGCCGGCACACGGGCCTGCTCTGGTCGGTCACCCGGTCGTTCCGACTCTCCCGGACCGCGGCCGAGGACGTCGTCCAGACCGTCTGGCTGCGACTGCTCGAACGCGGCGGCACGATCCGGGACCCGGCCGCGGTGACGGCCTGGCTGGCCACCACGACCCGCCGCGAGTGCCTGGCCGTGCTCCGGCGAAGCGGCGACACCCTCGGCGAGGACGCGATGCCGGAGCCCGTCGACCGCCGCAGTCCCGAGGACGAGAGCCTGCGGATGGCCCGGGACCGCACGCTCTGGACGGCGTTCGCCCGGCTCCCGGAGCGCGACGCCCTCCTGCTGCGGCTGCTGACCGACGGCCTGCGCTACCGCGAGGTCGCGGCCGTGCTGGGCGTACCGCTGGGCAGCATCGGCCCCACCCGGGCCCGCGCGCTCGACCGGCTGCGGGCCGAGCTCGGCCGCGTCGCCCTCCGCGACCTCGCCGACGCGATCTGA